The following DNA comes from Papaver somniferum cultivar HN1 chromosome 4, ASM357369v1, whole genome shotgun sequence.
TTGACAAGTAAGAAAGTTGTCAAAATTAAAAGAATTGATTAGATCATATTCTCATTTTTCAATGGTTAATTATGATACTGTTAGAAGAGTGCACGACCAAAATAGTTTTTGGGAGATGATATATTAGCCTAGCATAATTCCAATCTTAAATGGTAGCTCCCCCATAGACAAACCATTTCTCCTCTTAACatcattttttttaaacttttgTAAGTACCAAATTTTTGCTTTAACTCTCTCGCGTGTAGAGGATAAGAGATATTTCTTTCTCACTGACAAGACTTCAAATCTCCATTCCGGTCATCAAAATTCCCGGTAAGCTCATTATTTTCTCACAGACATCAATTTACTGTGCTTATACGGAAACCCCactaatttttttcattttttcttcttactAGAATGCTAAGTTTGAGATATTCTCCAGCTATTCTTCTCACTAAAAGGTTGGAAACCATTAAAACTTCAAGGACACCAAAGAGTGTTATAGTATGTGCAGCAAAAGGGCCTCGGCCGAGGTACCCACGAGTATGGAAAGCTAACAAGAAGATTGGGACTATATCAAAATCCAAAAAGTTTGTTGATTGTGTAAGTTGTTTTTGTGATTTTGGTTAATTTGAGTATGATGATTGAATAGTGCATGGGTACTGTTTGATAAATTGCTCGACTGAAAATAGATTTTGTGAATTTGGGTATGTTGTTTATGTGTAGATAAAAGAGTTGTCAAATGTTAAAGAGGAAGTTTATGGTGCTCTTGATTCGTTTATAGCTTGGGAGTTGGAGTTCCCTTTGATTACAGTtaaaaaagctttgaaaacacTTGAAGAGGAAAGGGAGTGGAAGAGGATAATTCAGGTGCCCCATAAGCTTATTTTTCCTCTGTAATTGTTCTTTCATTCTAAGGCTAATATTTTGTGCAGTAAAATGAGAGTGCTGGGATGAAGTCACTGATTTAGACTACGTTTTCCCCTGTAAATGAGTTTATAATCTAATTTGTGGACTCGATTTTGGTTTGTAGGTGACAAAATGGATGCTGAGCAAAGGTCAAGGAAGAACGATGGGGAGCTACTTTACATTATTGAATGCTCTGGCTCATGATGATAGAATTGAAGAAGCTGAGGAACTTTGGGCAAAAGTATTTTCAGAGAACTTAGAAGCGTTACCTCGgattttcttcaataaaatgaTTTCAATTTACTATAGCAGGGACATGCATGACAAGATGTTCGAGGTATTTTACACTTATCAATGCGCTGCTAATTTTCTGAAGTTTGGTATTACTTTCATCTCTGCGTTTACATTGCAATTTAAGAAACAGAGAACTCGCGTTACTATGAGTCCAAGTGATTGCCCATCCTTCATCAACTAACTAGTGTGGCAGGATTTCTGAAACCACTGACCACCGGAAACCTGTAGAAGCAACTTCTCACATTTGAGCCTTAAATTATTGATGTTGTATCCAGGAAAATTGAGTAACTTAGCTTTTCTAGATTGTGAATGTCAGTAGTATTGCTGATTCGAGCAGACAAATAACATCGGAAAGCATAACATCATTGTGAATTTCTGATGTATGTGAACCAACACCCAAGAAGTTTCGAACCTTGTAAGGACTGACACCATGAGATGCCCTTCTCGTTATCTTTAGCCGTGCACAAAAGATTTATCCAACTTTATTTGGTGTTGTATATCCATAATTCCAGTGCAAAGGAGACATTAGGGGCTCATATGAGTAATATTATTTGGTTGTTAGATTCTTCTGATACCAGCAAATTTACTATCTTGAGATTGTTCAGATATTTGCAGATATGGAAGAGCTTGGTGTTAAACCAAATGTCGCTATTGTATCTATGGTAGGAGATGTATTTCAGAAGTTAGGAATGCTAGACAAATATGAAAAGTTAAGTAAGAAATATCCACCACCAACATGGGAATATCGATACTTCAAAGGGAAGCGTGTCAAGATCCGAGCAAAGAATCTAAAGCAATTTGATGAGGATCAGAGGCGTTCAAGGGAACCTCATGTGCGAGGCAACAAGCTTCTAGGTGAAGGATCTGTTGTGGAAGCTACAGAGCTTTTGAGTGAAGAATCGAGTGCGAAGAATGATGGGCAGTTGGATGAAGCGGACGAGGAACCTAATGAAATCCTGAATAAATCTGATGAAGCTGACCAGTATTTGGATGAAATTGACTCGGATTCGGGTAACATCGATAATGGACGTGGAATCAGCCCTTCTTGACAAGTTCTGAGACATTATGAGTCTGTCTAGTTACAGCTGACATGAACCTCCTTTTCTCTTACATGGAACTGCAGACCCATATGTTGTATACGTAAATAGAAATGCAGAATTGGTGTCACAGACTACATGTTGAACATTATCATGGATATGGAATTCACTTTTAATCTTAATCATCTGTCTCATAGTGAATTTCAAGTCGAGCAGCAACAGGATTTGGTAAAAGGAGGTTAGATTCGGGGTCTTCGGGTAAACTCTGGTCAGGTGGCAGATTTTGGGTCACATTTGATGCATAGATTTTTCATAGGATACCCGATCCCTTTCTAAAAAGTCAAATTTGACAGCCATTCAGTGTGATATCAACTGGTACTTTTGTTTATCCATTTTTTTACCAGAAGTTGGTGATGACTTTCTTTTTAAAAATCCATTTGGTGATGAACTGTCAGAATTGATGTTGAAAAAAGATACCTGAAACAGATTATCAACTCTACACTCAATTGTCAGAATTGAATGTATAATTGCAAACACCGGAATAATCCATCTCTTCCTGCACAGCTTTCTGAAGCAAGATACAAAAATCATTAGTTGTTGGTTAATTTTAGCAGCATCATCTGTATCTGCGTTCGGCGAGGCAAAGCCAGGTTGCCAGGCTAAATGCGGTAATATTAGCATCCCTTACCCATTTGGTATAACTACTGGAGGTAGAGCAAGAGGGTGTTGCATTCAAGGAGGGTATGGGAATCATAGCTATCATATTAACTGTGATACTTCCTATGATCCTCCCAAGCCCTTTATTGGTACAGATCACTTTGAAGTTTTAAGTATATCAGAAACCGAAATTCGCATATAGAATTAACGATAGCAAAACTATGTTACGATGTGTCTGGCGATATGGTGCTGAATAAATCAAGCATCGAATATGGATGTCTAGTAACTCCATTCGCGTACTCTACAAAGAACAGGTTTTTTGTGGTCGGCTGTGACTCGGAAGGGTATAACACTGGACACCACCTGCTTAAGGAAAATGAATACTACAACGAGTGTAAAACATCATGCGACAGTAAGGAAAAAGTGCAAGAAGGGGGTTGCAATGGGCACGGGTGCTGCAACAGGACCGTCCTCAAGGGGACAAAAATGTTTTGGACAGAAGTGGATCAAACTGATGGCACCACCTTCTTATCTTTCAGTCCCTGCACTTATGCGTTCGTAGGTGAGTATGATCAGTTCACATTCAATGCATCCCATCTTCTCGAAATATAATATGTCACTGTAGTTCTTGATTGGGCTATTCGGAATAAAACTTGTGAAGAAGCACAAAAACATCCTATCACTTTTGCATGACAAGACAACAGTTTGTGTATGAATATAGATTAC
Coding sequences within:
- the LOC113274677 gene encoding pentatricopeptide repeat-containing protein At4g21190-like → MLSLRYSPAILLTKRLETIKTSRTPKSVIVCAAKGPRPRYPRVWKANKKIGTISKSKKFVDCIKELSNVKEEVYGALDSFIAWELEFPLITVKKALKTLEEEREWKRIIQVTKWMLSKGQGRTMGSYFTLLNALAHDDRIEEAEELWAKVFSENLEALPRIFFNKMISIYYSRDMHDKMFEIFADMEELGVKPNVAIVSMVGDVFQKLGMLDKYEKLSKKYPPPTWEYRYFKGKRVKIRAKNLKQFDEDQRRSREPHVRGNKLLGEGSVVEATELLSEESSAKNDGQLDEADEEPNEILNKSDEADQYLDEIDSDSGNIDNGRGISPS
- the LOC113274678 gene encoding wall-associated receptor kinase 1-like isoform X2 — encoded protein: MVLNKSSIEYGCLVTPFAYSTKNRFFVVGCDSEGYNTGHHLLKENEYYNECKTSCDSKEKVQEGGCNGHGCCNRTVLKGTKMFWTEVDQTDGTTFLSFSPCTYAFVDYIPGYGCSCSKGYKGKPYLSPGCQDVNECEDINNNPCSNNEHFPMLRVTLAKAIVDLWECGDVKHLYGE